In Sphingopyxis macrogoltabida, the sequence CAGCGGCCAAGGCGCACGACCATGCCGCGATGCCGCCGGTGGATGCGACGCGCTATCCGCTGCTGGCCGCGGCAATTGCCAAATCGCCGGTGTCGGACGAGGCGCTGTTCGTCGAAACATTGCAGGTGCTGCTCGACGGTTTCAGATTTCGATACGGACAGAGAGGCGGAACGATATGATCGAGGGCGGATGCAATTGCGGCGCGGTGCGTTACCGCGCCGAAGGCGACCCCATCGTGGTGGCGCAATGCCATTGCACCAACTGCCGCCGGCAGTCGGGCAGTGCCTTCTCGGTCAACCTGCTCTTCAAGGGGGCGGCCGTCAGCCATGACGGCGAACTGTCGGTCTATGAAGACAAGGACACCTTCTCCGGCAACGCGGTGCTGCGCAAATTCTGCGGTCGCTGCGGGTCGCCGATCTTTTCGGAGCCCACCGACGGAAAGGGGCTGTTGATCGTCAAGGCGGGAACGCTCGAC encodes:
- a CDS encoding GFA family protein; amino-acid sequence: MIEGGCNCGAVRYRAEGDPIVVAQCHCTNCRRQSGSAFSVNLLFKGAAVSHDGELSVYEDKDTFSGNAVLRKFCGRCGSPIFSEPTDGKGLLIVKAGTLDDPAPFVPTVSVWTSTALPWVVLPEGQYAFEKNA